The Pseudothermotoga sp. region AAAGTTATCGATACGACCAACCCGATCATACAATCTCTCTCGGTGCTTCCCCAATATCCGGAGGAAAATTCTCCTGCGTACCTTTCTCTAGTTGTGAAAGATCCAGAAGGTGCCCCTCTGAAGGTGGAAGTGACGATAGGTTCAATATCAAGAGTGATCGAGACGACCGAAAGGGCGATCGTTGTACCATTGCCTTCGTTACCTCAAGGAACTTACCCACTGAACGTGTTAATCTCGACCAGCAACATCGCAATGACCGCTACCTCAACAATCTTGAGTGTCCTTCCGAAAGATACATCTTCCCCACAGATAAGTTTGAGTTTTGCCAAAAAAGTCTTTATAAAAAAGGAACCGGTGACCGCAAAGGTGCTGGTTCAAGATGATACGCAGATAAATTCCATCAACGTAGAGGTGGATGGAAAAAATGTCTATTCAAAAACTTTTGGAAAGGCAGATTCGGTGGATCTGGCCTTGATGTTGGGTACTTTCAACGATAGTGGCTATCATTCGGTGACGGTCATATCAACCGATGGGAGGGGAAAAACCAGCGCTAAAGGTGATTATTTTGCGGTTGGAACTGGCCCAGCGGATGTAAAACTTAAAGTCAGCAACAACACTCCAGTTCCAGATGAACTTGTAAAACTTGAGGCCATAACGAACGAGCTCAGTGTAAAGAAAGTCAGCTTCTCTGTAGACTCCACATCATTGACACCTGCTGCGAGTTTCACAGCTTTCTGGAAAGCTACTTTGCCTCCCACGCACACGCTTTCGGTGTTCCTCGAAACTGATGATGGCCGAGTTGGTCTCGATGCAGTGCAAGTTTATGTGGCAGATTATGAACCACCCAAGATCGATTCGTTCAGCATTGGTCCCCATTCGCTGAAGGAAGGTGCAATCACCATAATCAATAGAGGTTATTACACCATCAAACTGTCGGTGAGCGACAGTTCAGGTTTACCATCTACCCCTTCAATCAACATTGCATTTTCGCCTACACCTTTGCTTCCCCCTTATACTCCACCTCCTACTGGTTACCTTGTTCCTTTGGTTCTAAGCAGCATGACTCCCGATACGAAGAAAGCTGAATACATCGGCGCGGAGGACCTGACTAAACTTGCGACCGGTACTTATTACGTGGTACCTTTGGGTATAATCGATATCTACAATAATCCTGTCAAAATCAAGCAGTTTGAAATCGTTTTGAAATAGAGTCCTCATCCGGTAAAATTTGATCAAGAATGCGAAGGGGGGAAAATTCATGAACAAACTTTTCAGAGAATTCATTGCTTTCCTTAAACAGTACAACGTCATAGGTCTGGCTGTGGCGATCATCATAGGGGGTAAACTCAATCAGTTCGTGAGCTCTTTCGTCAACGATCTTCTGATGCCTCTAGTTTTTCAACCTGCTTTGAGAATGGCCAAGGTGGAATCCATAGAACAACTCCAATATAAAGCCATCTACTGGGGTAAGGTCATATCGGCAGGTATCGATTTCGTTATAGTTGCGTTCATCGTGTTCATGCTCATAAGAACCATGAACAAAGCTGCAGAAGTTGCTAAGAAAAAACAA contains the following coding sequences:
- a CDS encoding MscL family protein, whose translation is MNKLFREFIAFLKQYNVIGLAVAIIIGGKLNQFVSSFVNDLLMPLVFQPALRMAKVESIEQLQYKAIYWGKVISAGIDFVIVAFIVFMLIRTMNKAAEVAKKKQAERNH